Proteins encoded together in one Dasypus novemcinctus isolate mDasNov1 chromosome 9, mDasNov1.1.hap2, whole genome shotgun sequence window:
- the MFSD2A gene encoding sodium-dependent lysophosphatidylcholine symporter 1 isoform X3, which translates to MSPPGGPSGLIIFSTPLAVITYFLIWFVPDFPRHQALWYLLFYCLFETLVTCFHVPYSALTMFISTEQSERDSATAYRMTVEVLGTVLGTAIQGQIVGQADTPCLQSPNDSTVTLEGANRTHSAISLKKTQNAYLLAAGVIASIYVICAVILTLGVREQREPYETQKEPMSFFRGLRLVMSHGPYVKLIAGFLFTSLAFMLVEGNFALFCTYTLGFRNEFQNLLLVIMLSATFTIPFWQWFLTRFGKKTAVYIGISSAVPFLMLVALMKSNLIVTYVVAVAAGISVAAAFLLPWSMLPDVVDDFHLKQPHSHGTEPIFFSFYVFFTKFASGVSLGISTLSLDFAGYQTRGCSQPKLVRLTLKMLVTMAPIVLILLGLLLFKLYPIDEEKRRQNRKALQALREEASSSGCSDTDSTELASIL; encoded by the exons ATGTCACCTCCGGGAGGCCCATCAGGATT GATCATCTTCTCCACACCCCTGGCAGTCATCACCTACTTCCTCATCTGGTTTGTGCCTGACTTCCCACGGCACCAGGCCCTATGGTACCTCCTTTTCTACTGCCTGTTTGAGACACTGGTCACG TGTTTCCATGTTCCCTACTCGGCTCTCACCATGTTCATCAGCACAGAGCAGAGTGAGCGTGATTCTGCTACCGCATACC GGATGACTGTGGAGGTGCTGGGCACAGTGCTGGGCACAGCAATCCAGGGGCAAATTGTGGGCCAAGCAGACACGCCTTGTCTCCAGAGCCCCAATGACTCTACAGTGACCTTGGAAGGAGCCAATCGCACACACAGTGCCATCTCACTCAAAAAAACG CAAAACGCGTACTTGTTGGCGGCAGGGGTGATTGCCTCCATCTATGTCATCTGTGCTGTCATCCTGACCCTGGGCGTGCGGGAGCAGAGAG AACCCTATGAGACCCAGAAAGAGCCCATGTCCTTCTTCCGTGGTCTCCGACTGGTCATGAGCCACGGCCCCTACGTCAAGCTCATTGCCGGcttcctcttcacctccctggccTTCATG CTGGTGGAGGGGAACTTCGCCTTGTTTTGCACGTACACCCTGGGCTTCCGCAATGAATTCCAGAATCTACTCCTGGTCATCATG CTCTCGGCTACGTTCACTATTCCCTTCTGGCAGTGGTTCCTAACCCGGTTTGGCAAGAAGACAGCTGTGTACATTGGGATCTCA TCAGCAGTGCCATTTCTCATGTTGGTGGCTCTCATGAAGAGTAACCTGATCGTCACATACGTGGTAGCTGTGGCAGCCGGAATCAGCGTGGCAGCTGCCTTCTTGCTGCCCTG GTCCATGCTGCCGGATGTCGTTGACGACTTCCACCTGAAGCAGCCCCACTCCCATGGAACCGAGCCCATCTTTTTCTCCTTCTACGTCTTCTTCACCAAGTTTGCCTCTGGAGTCTCACTAGGCATCTCCACCCTCAGTCTCGA CTTTGCCGGGTACCAGACCCGAGGCTGCTCCCAGCCCAAGCTCGTCAGGCTCACGCTGAAGATGCTGGTGACCATGGCCCCCATCGTGCTCATCCTCCTGGGTCTGCTGCTCTTCAAGCTCTACCCCATCGACGAAGAGAAGCGGCGGCAGAACAGGAAGGCGCTGCAGGCTCTGAG GGAAGAGGCCAGCAGCTCGGGCTGCTCTGACACAGACTCCACAGAGCTTGCCAGCATCCTCTAG
- the MFSD2A gene encoding sodium-dependent lysophosphatidylcholine symporter 1 isoform X2 translates to MAKGEGAESGSAAGLLPTGILQAGERPARVKKEPKKKQQLSICNKLCYAVGGAPYQVTGCALGFFLQIYLLDVAQVNPFSASIILFVGRAWDAVTDPLVGFCISKTSWTRLGRLMPWIIFSTPLAVITYFLIWFVPDFPRHQALWYLLFYCLFETLVTCFHVPYSALTMFISTEQSERDSATAYRMTVEVLGTVLGTAIQGQIVGQADTPCLQSPNDSTVTLEGANRTHSAISLKKTQNAYLLAAGVIASIYVICAVILTLGVREQREPYETQKEPMSFFRGLRLVMSHGPYVKLIAGFLFTSLAFMLVEGNFALFCTYTLGFRNEFQNLLLVIMLSATFTIPFWQWFLTRFGKKTAVYIGISSAVPFLMLVALMKSNLIVTYVVAVAAGISVAAAFLLPWSMLPDVVDDFHLKQPHSHGTEPIFFSFYVFFTKFASGVSLGISTLSLDFAGYQTRGCSQPKLVRLTLKMLVTMAPIVLILLGLLLFKLYPIDEEKRRQNRKALQALREEASSSGCSDTDSTELASIL, encoded by the exons ATGGCCAAAGGAGAGGGCGCCGAGAGCGGCTCCGCTGCGGGGCTGCTGCCCACGGGGATCCTCCAAGCCGGCGAACGCCCCGCACGAGTGAAG AAAGAACCAAAGAAGAAGCAACAGTTGTCCATTTGCAACAAACTTTGCTATGCAGTTGGAGGGGCCCCCTACCAGGTGACGGGCTGTGCCCTGGGGTTCTTCCTGCAGATATACCTgttggatgtggctcag GTAAACCctttctctgcctccatcatcctGTTTGTGGGCCGAGCCTGGGATGCCGTCACGGACCCTCTGGTGGGCTTCTGCATTAGCAAAACCTCCTGGACCCGCCTGGGCCGCCTCATGCCCTG GATCATCTTCTCCACACCCCTGGCAGTCATCACCTACTTCCTCATCTGGTTTGTGCCTGACTTCCCACGGCACCAGGCCCTATGGTACCTCCTTTTCTACTGCCTGTTTGAGACACTGGTCACG TGTTTCCATGTTCCCTACTCGGCTCTCACCATGTTCATCAGCACAGAGCAGAGTGAGCGTGATTCTGCTACCGCATACC GGATGACTGTGGAGGTGCTGGGCACAGTGCTGGGCACAGCAATCCAGGGGCAAATTGTGGGCCAAGCAGACACGCCTTGTCTCCAGAGCCCCAATGACTCTACAGTGACCTTGGAAGGAGCCAATCGCACACACAGTGCCATCTCACTCAAAAAAACG CAAAACGCGTACTTGTTGGCGGCAGGGGTGATTGCCTCCATCTATGTCATCTGTGCTGTCATCCTGACCCTGGGCGTGCGGGAGCAGAGAG AACCCTATGAGACCCAGAAAGAGCCCATGTCCTTCTTCCGTGGTCTCCGACTGGTCATGAGCCACGGCCCCTACGTCAAGCTCATTGCCGGcttcctcttcacctccctggccTTCATG CTGGTGGAGGGGAACTTCGCCTTGTTTTGCACGTACACCCTGGGCTTCCGCAATGAATTCCAGAATCTACTCCTGGTCATCATG CTCTCGGCTACGTTCACTATTCCCTTCTGGCAGTGGTTCCTAACCCGGTTTGGCAAGAAGACAGCTGTGTACATTGGGATCTCA TCAGCAGTGCCATTTCTCATGTTGGTGGCTCTCATGAAGAGTAACCTGATCGTCACATACGTGGTAGCTGTGGCAGCCGGAATCAGCGTGGCAGCTGCCTTCTTGCTGCCCTG GTCCATGCTGCCGGATGTCGTTGACGACTTCCACCTGAAGCAGCCCCACTCCCATGGAACCGAGCCCATCTTTTTCTCCTTCTACGTCTTCTTCACCAAGTTTGCCTCTGGAGTCTCACTAGGCATCTCCACCCTCAGTCTCGA CTTTGCCGGGTACCAGACCCGAGGCTGCTCCCAGCCCAAGCTCGTCAGGCTCACGCTGAAGATGCTGGTGACCATGGCCCCCATCGTGCTCATCCTCCTGGGTCTGCTGCTCTTCAAGCTCTACCCCATCGACGAAGAGAAGCGGCGGCAGAACAGGAAGGCGCTGCAGGCTCTGAG GGAAGAGGCCAGCAGCTCGGGCTGCTCTGACACAGACTCCACAGAGCTTGCCAGCATCCTCTAG
- the MFSD2A gene encoding sodium-dependent lysophosphatidylcholine symporter 1 isoform X1, translated as MPSRTLWWASALAKPPGPAWAASCPDTPQPPGPCPDKPGLGTCTPTAPLAWHALASASLSTKSWCRCHLREAHQDCSSGNRSWDLPEWEKCDRSLAPRQLPVLLRLLLSLLCVCCCLILLHQLSTWAGTLHRPARHVGQLALTRRPWASTPGPPIWIIFSTPLAVITYFLIWFVPDFPRHQALWYLLFYCLFETLVTCFHVPYSALTMFISTEQSERDSATAYRMTVEVLGTVLGTAIQGQIVGQADTPCLQSPNDSTVTLEGANRTHSAISLKKTQNAYLLAAGVIASIYVICAVILTLGVREQREPYETQKEPMSFFRGLRLVMSHGPYVKLIAGFLFTSLAFMLVEGNFALFCTYTLGFRNEFQNLLLVIMLSATFTIPFWQWFLTRFGKKTAVYIGISSAVPFLMLVALMKSNLIVTYVVAVAAGISVAAAFLLPWSMLPDVVDDFHLKQPHSHGTEPIFFSFYVFFTKFASGVSLGISTLSLDFAGYQTRGCSQPKLVRLTLKMLVTMAPIVLILLGLLLFKLYPIDEEKRRQNRKALQALREEASSSGCSDTDSTELASIL; from the exons ATGCCGTCACGGACCCTCTGGTGGGCTTCTGCATTAGCAAAACCTCCTGGACCCGCCTGGGCCGCCTCATGCCCTG ACACACCCCAGCCTCCTGGCCCTTGCCCAGACAAGCCAGGCCTTGGGACCTGCACCCCGACTGCTCCCCTTGCCTGGCATGCTCTTGCCTCAGCCTCCCTCTCAACCAAGTCTTGGTGTAGATGTCACCTCCGGGAGGCCCATCAGGATT gcagctctgggaaccgatcctgggaccttccggagtgggagaaatGCGATCGTTCTCTTGCACCAcgtcagctccctgttctgctacgtctcttattgtctctgctctgtgtctgttgttgcctcatcttgctgcaccagctctccacgtgggccggcactctacataggccagctcgccatgtgggccagctcgccctcaccaggaggccctgggcatcgacccctggacctcctatatg GATCATCTTCTCCACACCCCTGGCAGTCATCACCTACTTCCTCATCTGGTTTGTGCCTGACTTCCCACGGCACCAGGCCCTATGGTACCTCCTTTTCTACTGCCTGTTTGAGACACTGGTCACG TGTTTCCATGTTCCCTACTCGGCTCTCACCATGTTCATCAGCACAGAGCAGAGTGAGCGTGATTCTGCTACCGCATACC GGATGACTGTGGAGGTGCTGGGCACAGTGCTGGGCACAGCAATCCAGGGGCAAATTGTGGGCCAAGCAGACACGCCTTGTCTCCAGAGCCCCAATGACTCTACAGTGACCTTGGAAGGAGCCAATCGCACACACAGTGCCATCTCACTCAAAAAAACG CAAAACGCGTACTTGTTGGCGGCAGGGGTGATTGCCTCCATCTATGTCATCTGTGCTGTCATCCTGACCCTGGGCGTGCGGGAGCAGAGAG AACCCTATGAGACCCAGAAAGAGCCCATGTCCTTCTTCCGTGGTCTCCGACTGGTCATGAGCCACGGCCCCTACGTCAAGCTCATTGCCGGcttcctcttcacctccctggccTTCATG CTGGTGGAGGGGAACTTCGCCTTGTTTTGCACGTACACCCTGGGCTTCCGCAATGAATTCCAGAATCTACTCCTGGTCATCATG CTCTCGGCTACGTTCACTATTCCCTTCTGGCAGTGGTTCCTAACCCGGTTTGGCAAGAAGACAGCTGTGTACATTGGGATCTCA TCAGCAGTGCCATTTCTCATGTTGGTGGCTCTCATGAAGAGTAACCTGATCGTCACATACGTGGTAGCTGTGGCAGCCGGAATCAGCGTGGCAGCTGCCTTCTTGCTGCCCTG GTCCATGCTGCCGGATGTCGTTGACGACTTCCACCTGAAGCAGCCCCACTCCCATGGAACCGAGCCCATCTTTTTCTCCTTCTACGTCTTCTTCACCAAGTTTGCCTCTGGAGTCTCACTAGGCATCTCCACCCTCAGTCTCGA CTTTGCCGGGTACCAGACCCGAGGCTGCTCCCAGCCCAAGCTCGTCAGGCTCACGCTGAAGATGCTGGTGACCATGGCCCCCATCGTGCTCATCCTCCTGGGTCTGCTGCTCTTCAAGCTCTACCCCATCGACGAAGAGAAGCGGCGGCAGAACAGGAAGGCGCTGCAGGCTCTGAG GGAAGAGGCCAGCAGCTCGGGCTGCTCTGACACAGACTCCACAGAGCTTGCCAGCATCCTCTAG